In one window of Candidatus Sulfuricurvum sp. RIFRC-1 DNA:
- the glk gene encoding glucokinase, which translates to MILAGDIGGTKTSLALFEREGDRLKILFQHQFESRKYERLGDILHDFRQMYVDILITSASFAIAGPIIEQRCRTTNLPWEISAHELKELLSITQVFLLNDLEATAYGMLCLDKDEFIDLNPNAVYAKGNCAVIAAGTGLGESMLYYDGTSYHPIASEGGHCDFAPLNEQQDALLLWLRQHYPKHVSLERILSGPGISALYDFLHESGFAPESDRMKNLSEKEDKNGHISKNALEFHDPLCIETLRLFCEIYGAETGNLALKTMSLGGVYIGGGIAPKILPFLQSDAFINAFVAKGRFEPMLRNISVKVSLNPETALLGAAHFAKRYN; encoded by the coding sequence ATGATCCTTGCAGGTGATATTGGTGGAACTAAAACATCTCTAGCACTCTTTGAAAGAGAGGGTGATAGACTGAAGATACTTTTTCAGCATCAATTTGAAAGCCGAAAGTATGAGAGATTGGGCGATATACTTCATGACTTCAGACAGATGTATGTCGATATACTGATCACCTCGGCATCTTTCGCAATTGCCGGTCCCATCATCGAGCAACGGTGTCGTACAACCAATCTGCCTTGGGAAATATCAGCACATGAGCTAAAAGAGCTCCTCAGCATTACGCAAGTTTTTCTCCTTAACGATCTTGAAGCGACGGCGTATGGCATGCTCTGTTTAGATAAAGATGAATTTATTGATTTGAATCCAAACGCTGTTTATGCAAAAGGAAATTGCGCGGTAATCGCAGCAGGAACCGGATTAGGAGAGTCAATGCTCTATTATGATGGCACATCGTATCATCCGATTGCCTCTGAGGGTGGGCATTGTGACTTTGCCCCTTTAAATGAACAACAAGATGCTCTTTTGCTATGGCTGCGTCAGCATTATCCGAAACACGTTAGTTTGGAGAGGATACTATCGGGTCCAGGGATTTCGGCACTGTATGATTTTTTACATGAAAGCGGTTTTGCACCCGAATCGGACCGGATGAAAAATCTCAGTGAAAAAGAGGATAAAAATGGACATATCAGCAAAAATGCCTTAGAGTTTCACGATCCGCTCTGTATCGAAACACTGAGGCTATTTTGTGAAATTTACGGTGCTGAGACAGGGAATTTGGCACTTAAAACAATGTCATTGGGAGGAGTTTATATCGGTGGAGGAATTGCACCTAAAATTTTACCTTTTTTACAAAGCGATGCATTTATCAATGCCTTTGTTGCAAAAGGTCGTTTTGAACCGATGCTTCGAAATATATCAGTCAAGGTTTCTCTAAATCCGGAAACAGCCCTTTTGGGTGCAGCCCATTTTGCAAAGAGATATAACTAA
- a CDS encoding tRNA-uridine aminocarboxypropyltransferase, giving the protein MDTVTINDARPKCYKCYRPLTSCMCSYVKPIETQTKFVILMHPKEFKKTKNGTGHLTHLSLVNSELYVDIDFSGHKAINSLIDNNNNLCYVLYPGKNSININTQKIDRSGKQIVIFIIDSTWPCSVKMLRLSRNLQNLPRLSFTHTKISQFQIKEQPKEFCLSTIESTQTILELLNDQGLEVLEEGTLKNFIDPFTSMVAYQIKCATNNESNTARFIKRD; this is encoded by the coding sequence ATGGATACAGTAACAATAAACGATGCACGACCAAAATGCTACAAATGCTATCGCCCACTCACTTCATGTATGTGCTCATACGTAAAACCGATTGAAACACAGACAAAATTTGTGATATTAATGCACCCAAAAGAGTTCAAAAAGACGAAAAACGGTACCGGTCATCTGACACATCTCTCTTTAGTAAATTCTGAACTTTACGTTGATATTGATTTTAGCGGGCATAAAGCGATTAATAGTTTGATTGATAACAATAATAATCTCTGTTATGTCCTTTATCCAGGAAAAAATAGTATTAATATTAACACTCAAAAAATTGATAGAAGTGGAAAACAGATCGTCATCTTCATTATTGACTCAACATGGCCCTGTTCCGTTAAAATGCTTCGTCTCAGTCGGAATCTCCAGAACTTGCCTCGTCTCAGTTTTACCCATACCAAAATATCGCAATTTCAGATTAAAGAGCAGCCAAAAGAGTTTTGTCTATCCACAATTGAATCAACACAAACAATTTTAGAGCTTTTGAATGATCAAGGATTAGAGGTGCTGGAAGAGGGAACTTTGAAGAATTTTATCGATCCGTTTACCTCTATGGTGGCATATCAGATTAAATGTGCAACGAACAATGAATCTAATACGGCACGATTTATAAAGCGAGATTAG
- a CDS encoding glycoside hydrolase family 57 protein — MKKSSLNLSFFWHMHQPDYRGSDGVMRMPWVFLHAIKDYYEMPWLLSEYPGLKATFNLSASLIEQLHLYGEPLKFDYFLSLWSLYPSNLEESQRKWVIKLITAMQFETMVRPIERYAELYYRDSFSDDELIDLEVVFILAWCGNYLRQHNEEVKRLLEQKRGFSQHDKETLLESLSTFIAEILPLYASLQSQGIVSVSTTPYFHPILPLLVDMQNAKRANETTVLPEGGYSLQEDAYEHVRLSIDLYERTFGRKPSGFWPAEGAVDEKSVEIYKEEGIKWIATDEAILYRSLQNDDPALRYKSYRFNDVLIGFRDHALSDLIGFEYRHRSGKNASRHFMGELETIALNHDNPNVFVIVDGENAWEFYPNNGFDFFQGLYGALRDTAWCHTLTMDEISMQSGTSALEYLHPGTWIHGTFDTWVGHREKNRAWELIFQTRREFERYKDGLSDEVKKQIKYHLLASECSDWFWWYGEDHNTNFAHEFDTLFRTHLIDIYKLLGLSVPETLLIPIISSESEKSAWIKPCNMISPQLNGEKRTFFDWMGCGYVDEQKIFGTMERSRGPINTLFYGFDAENLYVAFEGNIEGLEDISIEILIEESEKSLNLKPHSFENRLEFSFSRNHFLSNGSVHVRFKLKSGVKTLQSLPGFGSLKVDLTEDFTSDWYI, encoded by the coding sequence ATGAAAAAATCATCCTTGAATCTCTCATTTTTCTGGCATATGCACCAGCCTGATTATCGGGGAAGTGATGGGGTGATGAGGATGCCGTGGGTTTTTTTGCATGCCATCAAAGATTATTATGAAATGCCATGGCTGTTGAGCGAATATCCTGGGCTCAAAGCAACGTTTAATCTCAGCGCATCGTTGATTGAGCAGCTTCATCTTTATGGTGAACCGCTGAAATTTGATTATTTTTTATCTCTTTGGTCTCTCTATCCCTCAAATTTGGAGGAGTCGCAGCGTAAATGGGTCATTAAGCTCATTACCGCTATGCAGTTTGAAACGATGGTTCGTCCGATAGAACGGTATGCTGAGCTTTATTATCGTGATTCGTTTAGTGATGACGAACTGATTGATTTGGAAGTGGTTTTTATCCTTGCATGGTGCGGAAACTATCTGCGACAGCATAACGAAGAAGTCAAAAGGCTGTTGGAACAAAAACGAGGATTTTCGCAACACGATAAAGAGACGTTATTGGAATCACTCTCTACATTTATCGCTGAGATTCTTCCGCTTTACGCTTCCCTTCAATCTCAGGGAATTGTATCGGTTTCAACGACCCCTTATTTTCATCCGATCCTCCCTCTGCTGGTCGATATGCAAAATGCTAAAAGAGCGAATGAAACGACCGTATTGCCTGAAGGGGGCTATTCGCTTCAAGAAGATGCATACGAACATGTACGACTCTCGATTGATTTATATGAGAGAACTTTTGGGCGCAAACCGAGCGGTTTTTGGCCGGCAGAGGGGGCGGTGGATGAAAAAAGTGTCGAAATTTATAAAGAAGAGGGAATAAAGTGGATTGCCACCGATGAAGCAATTCTGTATCGATCGCTCCAAAACGACGATCCCGCTTTGCGCTATAAATCCTATCGTTTCAATGACGTCTTAATCGGGTTTCGTGATCATGCTCTGAGTGATCTGATCGGGTTTGAGTATCGTCATCGAAGCGGAAAGAATGCGAGCCGTCATTTTATGGGTGAACTCGAAACCATTGCGCTTAATCATGATAATCCGAATGTTTTTGTCATTGTTGATGGAGAAAATGCGTGGGAGTTTTACCCCAACAACGGATTCGATTTTTTTCAGGGGCTTTATGGAGCATTGCGCGATACTGCATGGTGTCATACCCTGACCATGGACGAGATATCAATGCAGAGCGGGACTTCTGCTTTGGAATATCTTCATCCGGGTACATGGATACACGGAACTTTTGATACATGGGTTGGACATCGTGAAAAAAATCGGGCATGGGAATTGATTTTTCAGACCCGTCGTGAGTTCGAGAGATATAAAGACGGGTTAAGTGATGAGGTCAAAAAACAGATAAAGTACCATCTTTTAGCTTCAGAATGCAGTGATTGGTTTTGGTGGTACGGTGAGGATCACAATACCAATTTTGCACATGAATTTGATACCCTTTTTCGCACACATCTGATCGATATTTACAAACTTTTGGGGCTCTCGGTTCCTGAGACTCTTTTGATCCCTATTATTTCCTCGGAATCCGAAAAATCCGCATGGATTAAACCGTGCAATATGATCTCGCCACAGCTAAACGGAGAGAAACGTACTTTTTTTGATTGGATGGGATGCGGGTATGTGGATGAGCAGAAAATATTTGGAACGATGGAGCGCTCACGCGGACCGATTAATACGCTGTTCTATGGATTTGATGCTGAAAATTTATACGTTGCCTTTGAGGGAAATATTGAGGGGTTAGAAGATATTTCGATTGAGATATTGATTGAAGAGAGTGAAAAATCGCTCAATCTCAAACCGCATAGCTTTGAAAATCGGCTTGAATTTTCTTTTTCTCGAAATCATTTTTTATCGAATGGGAGTGTGCATGTCCGTTTTAAACTTAAAAGCGGAGTCAAAACACTCCAATCGTTGCCGGGATTCGGGTCATTAAAAGTTGATTTGACAGAAGATTTTACTAGTGACTGGTATATATAG
- a CDS encoding TonB-dependent receptor, translated as MKLSICAVSVIALVLNANDSSIITSLNDDMLQTAQMATQTNHNIDYQPFILSILHNDDISKLGIKTLGEALMLIPGVDMATNTMNNRTPIFRGSNPTAYGQSTLIIDDVVVNDDLFSNYNSYLDFPIELIDRIEVVRGAGSFIEGVNGYAGTINVVTHAQHDSLRTETGTLFGWGGNNAMMGLGGWNRYHGETWKLSLDAFTQRHNQKTPISVIDAAGRSGYAQLGMEQNGFGIAYENKGFTLRGRYNDYQSDSAFGNLNILPNEDGKLQQPTWYIQGKYTLPLIQDMRLILKTSVMENTWQSDSTPLPVNFVYNSITLPDGYSASLLIKSRRISGGASLHYTGFETHHITAGIESTWDKAVDMHSITTNKVTGIGMVDYTDTPQAFIDAKSAKRQTTNLFLSDMITINDMTAVAFTVGQIQTSDIESHTNGRAAIVYQPNHNNIFKLMAASGSRNPSFQEMYITPSAYGTGNQNLTHEHVRSIEAQYLRKLNSSLTAGLNLFYIENSQQIVRDEAGKFQNYGKSTMDGAEAELHGKFSSEDTVSLSYSYLHGKTEDNQHYEAALPYTASHLIKAAYTYDLSDDWTLGGVWQYVGSKKRYSPDTRDALAAYNTLDIALGWNMNTHKGWYAQGVIKNIDNTIVRYPSPASTYRDDYPIEGRTFLIRTGLKF; from the coding sequence TTGAAACTATCCATCTGTGCTGTTTCAGTGATCGCCCTTGTTTTAAATGCCAATGATAGTTCTATTATTACATCTCTGAATGATGATATGCTTCAGACTGCACAAATGGCAACTCAAACCAATCATAATATCGATTACCAACCTTTTATCCTCTCCATTTTACACAATGATGACATCTCAAAATTGGGGATCAAAACTTTGGGAGAAGCACTGATGCTAATTCCGGGTGTTGATATGGCTACCAACACGATGAATAATCGAACACCAATTTTTAGAGGTTCCAATCCTACCGCGTATGGCCAATCGACCCTCATTATTGATGACGTGGTTGTAAACGACGATCTGTTCAGCAACTACAACTCTTATCTCGATTTTCCGATCGAACTGATTGATCGGATTGAAGTGGTACGCGGCGCCGGAAGTTTCATCGAAGGGGTAAACGGATATGCAGGAACCATAAATGTAGTTACTCATGCACAGCATGATTCTCTGCGTACTGAAACCGGAACTCTCTTTGGTTGGGGAGGAAATAACGCTATGATGGGGCTAGGCGGATGGAACAGATATCATGGTGAAACATGGAAACTCTCTCTTGATGCATTCACTCAACGCCATAATCAAAAAACACCTATTAGCGTTATCGATGCAGCAGGGCGTTCCGGATATGCACAATTAGGCATGGAGCAGAACGGCTTTGGAATAGCCTATGAAAATAAAGGATTCACGTTACGCGGTCGATACAATGATTATCAAAGTGACAGTGCATTCGGTAATCTTAATATTCTCCCGAATGAGGATGGGAAACTTCAACAGCCCACATGGTATATTCAGGGCAAATACACACTTCCCTTGATTCAAGACATGCGCCTTATACTTAAAACATCCGTCATGGAAAATACCTGGCAGAGTGATTCTACTCCTCTACCGGTAAATTTTGTCTACAACAGCATTACCTTGCCTGATGGTTACTCTGCATCATTGCTTATCAAAAGTCGCCGTATAAGCGGTGGGGCTTCTCTTCATTACACCGGATTTGAAACTCATCATATTACGGCAGGAATCGAATCGACTTGGGACAAAGCCGTCGATATGCACTCTATCACCACCAACAAAGTTACAGGTATCGGTATGGTGGATTATACCGATACACCGCAAGCCTTTATCGATGCAAAAAGTGCCAAACGTCAAACTACCAATCTTTTTCTCAGTGATATGATCACGATCAATGATATGACAGCAGTTGCATTTACGGTAGGTCAAATACAAACATCTGATATAGAGTCACATACAAATGGACGAGCAGCTATCGTTTATCAGCCGAACCACAATAATATTTTCAAACTGATGGCAGCGTCTGGATCACGAAACCCTTCTTTTCAAGAGATGTATATTACTCCAAGCGCGTATGGAACCGGGAATCAAAATCTTACCCATGAACATGTCCGTTCAATCGAAGCGCAATATTTACGAAAACTGAATTCGAGTCTCACCGCAGGACTCAATCTTTTTTACATCGAAAATTCTCAACAGATTGTCCGTGATGAAGCCGGGAAATTTCAAAATTATGGAAAAAGTACTATGGATGGGGCGGAAGCCGAATTACACGGGAAATTCTCTTCCGAAGATACCGTCTCACTTTCTTACAGCTATCTTCATGGAAAGACAGAAGACAATCAACACTATGAAGCCGCCCTCCCCTACACGGCTTCGCATCTGATCAAAGCTGCCTATACCTATGATCTTTCTGATGATTGGACCTTAGGGGGTGTTTGGCAATATGTTGGATCCAAAAAGCGTTATTCTCCTGATACGCGCGATGCTTTAGCAGCATACAATACACTAGATATTGCATTAGGTTGGAATATGAATACCCATAAAGGCTGGTATGCCCAGGGGGTAATCAAAAATATTGACAATACGATAGTCCGCTACCCTTCCCCTGCCTCAACCTATAGAGATGATTATCCGATCGAAGGTCGAACATTTTTGA
- a CDS encoding alpha-amylase/4-alpha-glucanotransferase domain-containing protein has product MKTSLLLGIHMHQPVDNFEWVIEMGIETCYEPFFEVMSRYPEFKFSVHCSGWLMERIAQLRPSLYEKILTLAHNGSIEFFSAGYYEPILSVIPSRDRLAQIERLNESIKEQFNQTPKGLWLTERVWESALIPDLNRAGIKYTVMDDYHFQCAGFDREGLDGYYMSEEGGEPMGLFPISQKLRYAIPFINVESAIQAIKTYNRQQDSAAIIFDDAEKFGMWPGTYEWVYKKGWLEKFIQAVLADDEIETSHYGEYFTSHHSRGIAYLPNVSYYEMGEWSLRADDALALEALKEEMGLERYEREGVKFLKGGIWKNFFVKYPESNRLHKRMVELSRAYQNGEGDFETPLYKLQTNDSLWHGVFGGLYLPNLRDNSYRYLIECENIRYGKKKALVCDENELDGYPKYKSVSAKLIARFDAAYGAQLVELDIRDKCFNYQNTLTRRKEAYHKRLFEVAGDKAAPIEEGIDTIHHASGSFDDTLRDAIIYDWYLKNSFIDHISDENFNTEAFRHCNFHEYGDFANQPFESSLSKISIAFSRDGGIFRGKKGNTKLLKNFSFASETIDFRLHLESEATGGFTYVMEHNFHFSDYEHLLINGASLQASGEIEEIQNFEIIDTVLKKKITFRMDKVFRAHYFKLQTLSQSEQGFDLSIQALSIAFVFDFESSLSLEGSLEITRV; this is encoded by the coding sequence ATGAAAACATCACTATTACTGGGAATCCACATGCATCAACCGGTGGATAATTTTGAATGGGTTATCGAGATGGGGATAGAAACCTGTTACGAGCCTTTTTTCGAGGTTATGAGCCGTTATCCAGAGTTTAAATTTTCCGTCCATTGCAGTGGTTGGCTTATGGAAAGAATCGCTCAGCTGCGCCCCTCATTGTATGAAAAAATCCTCACTTTAGCTCACAATGGAAGCATTGAGTTTTTCAGTGCAGGGTATTATGAACCTATTTTGAGTGTTATCCCTTCTCGAGATCGCTTAGCGCAGATAGAGCGGCTGAATGAGTCGATTAAAGAGCAGTTTAATCAAACACCCAAAGGGCTCTGGCTCACGGAGCGGGTGTGGGAATCCGCACTGATTCCAGATCTAAATCGTGCAGGTATCAAATACACGGTGATGGACGATTACCATTTTCAATGTGCCGGATTCGATCGTGAGGGGTTAGATGGGTATTACATGAGCGAAGAGGGAGGTGAACCGATGGGATTATTCCCGATAAGTCAAAAACTCCGCTATGCTATACCTTTTATCAATGTTGAGAGTGCTATACAAGCCATTAAAACGTATAACCGCCAACAAGATTCGGCAGCGATTATCTTCGATGATGCCGAAAAATTCGGTATGTGGCCGGGAACGTATGAATGGGTCTATAAAAAAGGGTGGTTGGAGAAGTTCATTCAAGCGGTTTTAGCCGATGATGAGATCGAAACCAGCCATTACGGTGAGTACTTTACATCCCATCATTCGCGCGGGATTGCCTATTTGCCAAATGTTTCGTATTATGAGATGGGAGAATGGAGCCTCCGAGCCGATGATGCTTTGGCTCTGGAAGCGTTGAAAGAGGAGATGGGGCTGGAACGGTATGAACGTGAAGGGGTAAAATTTCTCAAAGGGGGAATTTGGAAGAATTTTTTTGTCAAATACCCCGAGAGTAACCGTTTACATAAACGGATGGTTGAACTTTCCCGTGCCTATCAGAACGGCGAGGGAGACTTTGAAACACCGCTGTATAAACTCCAAACCAACGATTCTCTCTGGCATGGGGTATTCGGAGGTCTCTATCTGCCGAATTTACGGGACAACAGCTATCGTTATTTGATCGAGTGTGAAAATATCCGCTACGGTAAGAAAAAGGCATTGGTATGTGATGAGAATGAACTTGACGGCTATCCTAAATACAAATCGGTCAGCGCAAAACTGATTGCCCGTTTTGATGCGGCGTATGGAGCCCAGCTGGTGGAACTCGATATTCGGGATAAGTGTTTTAATTATCAAAATACTCTGACCCGGCGTAAAGAGGCCTATCACAAAAGGTTGTTTGAAGTAGCGGGTGATAAAGCTGCACCTATTGAAGAGGGGATTGATACGATTCACCATGCAAGCGGTTCGTTTGATGATACGCTTCGTGATGCGATTATTTATGATTGGTATTTGAAAAATTCGTTTATTGACCACATCAGCGATGAAAATTTTAATACTGAAGCGTTTCGCCATTGTAATTTTCATGAATACGGCGATTTCGCCAACCAGCCCTTTGAATCGTCTTTGAGTAAAATATCCATTGCATTTAGCCGTGATGGGGGGATCTTTCGAGGGAAAAAAGGGAATACAAAACTTTTAAAGAATTTCTCGTTCGCTTCTGAAACAATTGATTTTAGACTGCATTTGGAGAGTGAAGCAACCGGCGGATTCACCTATGTGATGGAGCATAATTTCCATTTCTCTGATTATGAACATCTTCTGATCAACGGTGCATCTCTCCAAGCATCCGGGGAGATTGAGGAGATTCAAAATTTTGAGATTATTGACACGGTATTAAAGAAAAAAATCACTTTTCGTATGGATAAAGTGTTTCGTGCGCACTATTTCAAGCTTCAAACCCTTTCTCAAAGTGAACAGGGATTTGATTTGAGTATTCAAGCTCTTAGTATTGCGTTTGTTTTTGATTTTGAGAGCTCTCTCAGCCTTGAAGGCAGTTTGGAGATTACGCGTGTCTGA
- a CDS encoding sugar phosphate nucleotidyltransferase, whose amino-acid sequence MKAVVMAGGFGTRIQPLTNSIPKPMLPIMNRPMMEHTIVSLRDLGISEFIILLYFKPDVIKEYFKDGSAWGIKITYVVPDDDYGTAGAVKKAQEYIGDENFIIISGDLVTDFDFQQIFDYHKAKQSRLTITLTSVENPLEFGVVIANEEGKIEKFLEKPSWGEVFSDTINTGIYIIEPEILEYIPKNENFDFAKDLFPLLMRQGIDLMAGYAQGYWRDVGNPESYRDVYEDILAGKIKFNIGGEAVKYPDGVLICEEDNTLDESVEVVGIVLIGKEVTVKKGSKLTNVVIGNNVTIGSASKVANTVIWDDVEIGKNAKLDGCVICCNNHIGKNVTAKSGLILAQGCEIGELVTIEKDVTIWPNKVIEDAAIVSRSVILGSKYKNSIFEDGMVIGKSNVELSCEMATKLAEAFGAQLPVGSTVLVSRHYDKSSRMLKRAFLGGLLSAGVDVVDCNAIPSSVMRCSLSFHDNYTAGVHFHQKIDDPTSTVITFYNNEALRINNDVAKKVEKAFFKETYRRVDYSQIGQIYPLDHKREYSEYKKGMESILHSHRFKCLDCRIAVDLTHGLASEVFPDILNDLGVEHIMFNAYADEHRLSNINTLIKRSHEDMGAVIQALKLDAGFILYPHGQRLDIICDEGKPLTKQSALYVVLTLLNMDAKAHGSKKRVFLPTWAADIVYFDHLEIERGQYANFKSAKMKTYDLVATGEGNFTFTEFATHRDSMYSTLKILEMIVTHGVKLSEIIDSLPHFFYVTIQVPCTQALKGKMMRRFLGDAKGKESSTLDGVKIWLDKDDWVLMIPDQYGDFLNLTIQAKNDEKGEHYTQLYKAKIEEWAKS is encoded by the coding sequence ATGAAAGCTGTGGTTATGGCCGGTGGTTTTGGAACACGAATACAGCCGCTTACAAATTCTATCCCTAAGCCAATGTTACCGATTATGAATCGACCAATGATGGAACATACGATTGTAAGTCTCCGTGATTTAGGCATTAGCGAATTTATTATCCTCCTTTATTTTAAACCTGACGTGATCAAAGAATATTTTAAAGACGGCAGTGCATGGGGGATCAAGATTACTTATGTTGTTCCTGACGATGATTATGGAACAGCCGGAGCGGTCAAAAAAGCTCAAGAGTATATCGGGGATGAAAATTTCATTATTATCAGTGGTGATTTGGTAACCGATTTCGATTTTCAACAAATTTTTGATTATCATAAAGCGAAACAATCCCGATTAACCATCACACTTACCTCGGTAGAAAATCCTCTCGAATTCGGTGTCGTTATTGCCAATGAAGAGGGGAAAATAGAGAAGTTTCTCGAAAAACCAAGCTGGGGCGAAGTGTTTAGTGACACGATCAATACCGGAATCTATATTATTGAGCCGGAGATTTTGGAGTATATTCCTAAGAATGAGAATTTTGATTTTGCCAAAGATCTTTTTCCACTTTTAATGCGACAGGGGATTGATTTGATGGCGGGATACGCTCAGGGGTACTGGCGTGATGTTGGAAATCCTGAGAGTTACCGTGATGTGTATGAAGATATTTTGGCGGGAAAAATTAAATTTAACATAGGTGGCGAAGCAGTTAAATATCCTGATGGTGTATTGATTTGTGAAGAAGACAATACCCTCGATGAAAGTGTCGAGGTGGTCGGAATTGTTCTCATCGGTAAAGAGGTAACGGTTAAAAAAGGCTCAAAACTCACTAACGTCGTAATCGGAAACAATGTTACGATCGGGAGTGCTTCGAAAGTAGCCAATACGGTTATCTGGGACGATGTTGAGATCGGTAAAAATGCCAAACTTGATGGATGCGTTATCTGCTGTAACAACCATATCGGTAAAAATGTAACCGCCAAATCGGGATTGATTTTAGCGCAAGGGTGCGAGATCGGTGAACTCGTAACCATTGAAAAAGATGTTACGATCTGGCCGAATAAAGTGATTGAGGATGCCGCAATCGTTAGCCGAAGTGTGATTTTGGGGAGTAAATACAAAAACTCTATTTTTGAAGACGGGATGGTTATCGGTAAATCAAACGTCGAACTTTCCTGCGAAATGGCCACAAAACTCGCTGAGGCATTCGGTGCACAGCTGCCGGTTGGATCTACTGTATTGGTTTCCCGCCATTATGATAAAAGCTCTCGCATGTTAAAACGGGCATTTTTAGGAGGGCTCCTCTCTGCCGGAGTCGATGTCGTTGATTGCAACGCGATCCCTTCATCGGTCATGCGTTGCAGTCTTTCGTTTCATGATAACTATACCGCAGGGGTACATTTTCATCAAAAAATTGATGATCCAACCAGTACGGTCATTACCTTTTACAATAATGAAGCACTTCGAATCAACAACGATGTTGCCAAAAAAGTGGAAAAAGCCTTTTTTAAAGAGACGTATCGACGGGTTGATTATTCGCAAATCGGGCAGATCTATCCTCTCGATCACAAACGAGAATACAGCGAATATAAAAAAGGGATGGAATCAATCTTACATTCCCATCGGTTTAAATGTCTCGATTGTCGTATAGCGGTTGATTTGACACATGGATTGGCTTCCGAAGTGTTCCCGGACATTTTGAACGATTTAGGTGTCGAACATATTATGTTTAACGCTTATGCGGATGAACATCGTCTCTCGAATATCAATACGTTGATTAAACGCTCCCATGAAGATATGGGCGCTGTCATTCAAGCGCTTAAACTGGATGCCGGTTTTATCCTCTATCCTCACGGGCAAAGACTTGATATTATTTGCGATGAAGGAAAGCCTCTTACCAAGCAAAGTGCCTTGTATGTGGTATTGACGCTACTCAATATGGATGCAAAAGCACATGGATCGAAAAAAAGAGTTTTCTTGCCGACATGGGCAGCGGATATTGTCTATTTTGACCACCTCGAAATAGAGCGAGGTCAATACGCTAATTTTAAATCCGCCAAAATGAAAACGTATGATTTGGTCGCAACGGGAGAGGGAAATTTTACTTTTACCGAGTTTGCAACCCATCGAGACTCGATGTATTCCACCCTCAAAATACTGGAGATGATCGTGACGCACGGAGTAAAACTCTCTGAAATTATCGATTCTCTACCGCACTTTTTCTATGTAACGATTCAGGTTCCCTGCACCCAAGCTCTGAAAGGTAAAATGATGCGAAGATTCCTCGGTGATGCGAAGGGGAAAGAGTCTTCAACTCTCGATGGTGTGAAAATCTGGCTTGACAAAGATGATTGGGTATTGATGATTCCTGATCAATACGGCGATTTTTTAAATCTCACGATTCAAGCCAAAAACGATGAGAAAGGGGAACATTACACTCAGCTTTATAAGGCAAAAATCGAGGAATGGGCCAAATCCTGA